One window of Thioflexithrix psekupsensis genomic DNA carries:
- a CDS encoding ABC transporter ATP-binding protein — MSILQVTQLSKNYGNIKALKQVSFTINAGEFVVLLGLNGAGKSTLFQLLTGLFVADAGQIEIVGHRLDKQPTAALARIGVVFQQPTLDLSMTVVANLRFHARLHGMGRESQSRIEQELSALQLSAEAHRRTQELSGGNRRRVELARALLHQPALLLMDEPTVGLDPASRQQLLRGVHELCAQRGLAVLWATHLVDEATMAQRVLVLHKGQLLAQATPDDLRQQTGAADLEAAFLSFT, encoded by the coding sequence TTAAAACAAGTGAGTTTTACGATAAATGCGGGAGAATTTGTGGTTTTATTGGGTTTAAATGGCGCGGGAAAATCGACGTTATTTCAATTATTAACAGGCTTATTTGTCGCTGATGCGGGACAGATTGAAATTGTTGGACACCGTTTGGATAAACAGCCAACGGCAGCTTTAGCGCGCATTGGGGTGGTGTTTCAACAACCGACTTTGGATTTAAGTATGACGGTTGTGGCGAATTTGCGTTTTCATGCCCGCTTACACGGCATGGGGCGCGAAAGTCAGTCTCGTATTGAACAAGAATTATCCGCATTACAATTATCGGCTGAGGCTCATCGTCGTACTCAAGAACTCAGCGGCGGGAATCGCCGACGGGTAGAATTAGCCAGAGCGTTGCTGCATCAACCCGCATTATTACTGATGGACGAGCCAACGGTTGGTTTAGACCCGGCTTCGCGTCAACAATTGTTACGCGGCGTGCATGAATTGTGCGCCCAACGTGGGCTTGCTGTATTATGGGCAACGCATTTGGTCGATGAGGCCACGATGGCACAGCGGGTTTTAGTCTTACATAAAGGGCAGTTATTGGCACAAGCCACACCCGATGATCTGCGACAACAAACGGGCGCGGCGGATTTAGAAGCCGCTTTTTTGAGTTTTACGTAA
- a CDS encoding heavy metal translocating P-type ATPase yields the protein MLIELFLLGGGATLWHKLKHKKNNKTDTQASTFNSKQLFLDLKSALVGTERQEQQKSIDPENPNLQGIDKAQQQRSGNNMLLSVGAVGLAALGMVSPAFYLLGSAAVIYLGRHVYQLVWQDIKRGHIISVYLVSSLLVLGMIATGQLLYSAIAAVLSGFMVRLIKNAENNSQQRLINVFSEHPTQVWIEKEGIEIEIEFADIQLGDIVIVQAGEIIPVDGEIRHGFASIDQHILTGESQPVERGIGEKVLAATLVLAGRIHIVVETAGEETVAANIGKMLNNTKSYKNEVMLRGKKIADSMLPLELGGSLVTWALLGPLPALGVLWSGLGYRMIMFGPISVLNYLQVLSRRGILIKDGRVFESLRQVDTIVFDKTGTLTEEQPTIGVIHVLADYDENQVLQFAASAEHRQPHPLARAIIHKAKTQGLTLEVSEQASYEVGYGIKVQLQQHTVRVGSARFMQREGLPLPLEINKLQQQAEEQGHSLVYVAVDEEVAGVLEIQPSIRPEALELMQYLKQRGITTYIISGDHEQPTRNIAQKLGVDHYFAETLPENKAQRVKQLCDAGKFVCFIGDGINDAIALKSAQVSISLKGASSAATDTAQIIFMDGTLVLLKRLFEFSDEFEETMQRNVAISFAPGIVNIAGIYLLHFGLTTSMILFYGGTVVGLANSLLPLAKHQDNTTQNLKQLPPYQT from the coding sequence TGTGGCACAAGTTAAAACATAAAAAAAACAATAAAACAGATACGCAAGCAAGTACTTTTAACAGTAAACAATTGTTTTTAGATTTGAAAAGTGCCTTAGTGGGTACTGAACGACAAGAACAACAAAAAAGTATCGATCCCGAAAATCCCAACTTACAAGGTATTGACAAAGCACAACAGCAACGCAGTGGTAACAATATGTTGTTATCCGTTGGCGCGGTTGGTTTGGCCGCGCTAGGTATGGTCTCACCTGCATTTTATTTATTAGGCAGTGCAGCGGTCATTTACTTAGGGCGACATGTGTATCAACTGGTTTGGCAAGATATTAAGCGCGGTCATATCATCAGTGTTTATTTAGTATCCAGCTTATTGGTGCTGGGCATGATTGCGACGGGACAGTTATTGTATTCGGCAATAGCCGCCGTGTTGAGTGGCTTCATGGTGCGGCTGATCAAAAACGCAGAAAATAATTCGCAACAACGATTAATCAATGTTTTTTCTGAGCATCCCACCCAAGTCTGGATAGAAAAAGAAGGGATAGAAATAGAAATAGAGTTTGCCGACATTCAGCTAGGCGATATTGTGATTGTACAAGCCGGCGAGATCATCCCGGTGGATGGTGAAATTCGACATGGCTTTGCCAGCATTGATCAACATATTCTTACTGGCGAAAGTCAACCCGTAGAACGTGGCATCGGAGAAAAAGTCCTTGCCGCAACACTCGTGTTAGCAGGACGTATTCATATTGTAGTAGAAACCGCCGGGGAAGAAACCGTCGCCGCCAATATCGGCAAAATGCTGAATAATACCAAAAGCTATAAAAATGAAGTGATGTTGCGCGGCAAAAAAATTGCCGACAGCATGTTACCCTTAGAATTAGGCGGCAGTCTGGTGACTTGGGCTTTACTGGGGCCATTACCTGCACTGGGCGTACTGTGGTCGGGTTTGGGCTATCGTATGATCATGTTTGGCCCTATTAGCGTACTGAATTATCTACAAGTTCTTTCGCGGCGTGGCATCTTGATCAAAGATGGACGAGTCTTTGAATCTCTGCGCCAAGTGGATACCATCGTGTTTGATAAGACTGGCACTTTAACCGAAGAACAACCTACCATTGGTGTTATTCATGTACTGGCAGATTATGATGAAAACCAAGTGTTACAGTTTGCTGCCAGTGCCGAACACCGCCAACCTCATCCGCTGGCACGCGCGATTATTCACAAGGCAAAAACGCAAGGTTTAACTTTAGAAGTGTCGGAACAGGCGAGTTATGAAGTGGGTTACGGCATTAAAGTACAATTGCAACAACATACTGTGCGCGTTGGCAGCGCACGTTTTATGCAACGCGAAGGTTTACCATTACCTTTAGAAATCAATAAATTACAGCAACAAGCAGAAGAACAAGGCCACTCATTAGTTTATGTTGCCGTTGACGAAGAAGTCGCTGGCGTACTCGAAATACAACCCAGTATCCGCCCCGAAGCCTTAGAATTAATGCAATACTTGAAACAACGCGGCATAACTACTTACATCATTTCTGGTGATCATGAACAACCAACCCGCAATATTGCGCAAAAACTCGGCGTAGATCACTACTTCGCTGAAACCTTGCCAGAAAACAAAGCCCAACGGGTTAAACAATTATGCGATGCGGGCAAATTCGTCTGTTTTATCGGCGATGGTATTAACGATGCGATTGCCTTGAAATCGGCACAAGTGTCTATTTCGCTCAAGGGTGCTTCTAGCGCAGCCACGGATACCGCACAAATCATTTTTATGGATGGCACGTTAGTACTGCTAAAACGTTTATTTGAGTTTAGTGATGAGTTTGAGGAGACCATGCAACGCAATGTTGCGATTAGTTTTGCGCCGGGCATCGTCAACATTGCCGGTATTTACCTATTACATTTTGGCCTCACAACCAGCATGATATTATTTTACGGCGGAACTGTAGTCGGTTTGGCTAACAGCTTGTTGCCATTAGCCAAACATCAAGATAATACAACACAAAACTTAAAACAATTACCGCCTTATCAAACATGA